Part of the uncultured Fibrobacter sp. genome, GTGAATCTAGAATTTCTTTTTTGCGGGCAAGGAACGGTCCGCTCAAATTCATGGACGACGTGTGGTGCGTATTGAGTTCGCAGTCGCAGGTCAGGCGCTCCAGGAAAAGTTTCAGTTCCTGCATCAGCTCGCGTTCCGTAAGCGGCGTGAATTCCCCGCGGCGGGCTTCTTCCAGGAGCGGCGTCCCGGGGAACAGTGTGAGTCCGCCGGTGCCTACCAGCATGGGCTTCAACTGGTTGAAAATTTCTGCCGTGTGGATAGCGTGATCTTCGCTGTGCTCGCGGCCCGCCACGCCGTTCAGGAAGGTGACCCAGTAGTGGATTCCGGCCTCTTCCAGCTTGCGGCATTGCTCCAGAATATCTTCGGGGGCGTAGCCCTTGTTGATGCGTTTCAGTGTCCACGCGTCGCCGCTTTCTACGCCAAGCGAAATCTCGTTCACGCCGATATCGCGCAGGTTGCGCAACTGCTCCACGGTCTTGTTTTTTAAGTCCGAAACACGTGTAGCCGTGTACATGTGCTCCAGTTCGGGCAGGTACTTTTTGATGAGTTCCAGCCGGGGCATGAGCCTGTCGTAGGTGGGGGCCAGCGGGTTTGCGCTCAGCAACTGGATGGTCTTTGCATGGGGATCGTCGGCACGGAGTTCGCGCAGGTCTTCTTCCAGCAGGTCCATGGGCTGCATGCGGAAGGATACGTCCTTGTACATGGTGCAGAACTTGCAGCTGTTGTGGGTGCAGCCCTGCGTAATCTGGATGAGGGGCCACGTGGGCCAGTAGGGGTTCCTGTAAACGGGTTCGGTAAAATGCATATCTTTTTCCTTTTTTCTTGTCGGTTATAAGATATGCTCTTTTGTGAAATTCCGTATCGTTACTTACCGTTTGGTAAGTGGCCGCCCAATATGATTCGCCGGTGTTCTACGCCCCATTCTGACATGCGGTAAACGATGATGTAGAGCTTTTTGCCGTGCTCGGTCACGCGGTATTCGACGCGGGGCGGGTAGCCGTAACACTCGAACTTTTCGAGCAGCTTGTCTTCTTGCATTTGCCGCAGCCGC contains:
- a CDS encoding radical SAM protein, with the translated sequence MHFTEPVYRNPYWPTWPLIQITQGCTHNSCKFCTMYKDVSFRMQPMDLLEEDLRELRADDPHAKTIQLLSANPLAPTYDRLMPRLELIKKYLPELEHMYTATRVSDLKNKTVEQLRNLRDIGVNEISLGVESGDAWTLKRINKGYAPEDILEQCRKLEEAGIHYWVTFLNGVAGREHSEDHAIHTAEIFNQLKPMLVGTGGLTLFPGTPLLEEARRGEFTPLTERELMQELKLFLERLTCDCELNTHHTSSMNLSGPFLARKKEILDSLQYGIDHFDMDKLTKIRNKKRTL